One Centroberyx gerrardi isolate f3 chromosome 6, fCenGer3.hap1.cur.20231027, whole genome shotgun sequence genomic region harbors:
- the gal3st2 gene encoding galactose-3-O-sulfotransferase 2, with protein sequence MPPSPRRWMREQALGSLTSCLRRVLCSQRRSLWMLLMLLTVICVAIQILGVVRQARNDKLIGLLNLRFTAENQHPLPSLQNVWENLHAEPALVDKEGTAERPHQNKVERRGERFEGYLKPSDEILSRHVDKTSKFIDSQIEARKVSTGKLVLPKDPTLRNKQSLGLPGSLVLQQGVPSRSSSDSRSHHIPHFHSNSKDLTSAIDQRILNIPTPSSSSKVHLNSIHDSKGSCQPKDHIVFLKTHKTASSTILNILYRYGDSRNLTFALPLNKHSQLFYPFFFASHFVEGVSSRSVRQFHVMCNHMRFRKSEVAKVMPEDTFYFSILRHPVAMMESIFIYYKSIPAFHKARSLDDFLDNGWRGYNSSLTNNHYAHNILAFDFGFDNNISVDAEDLEARASTAIAAIEQDFHLILISEYFDESMVLLKHALCWSLNDVVSFKLNSRSERTRHPLLPNTADKIKAWNALDWRLYLHFNATFWHKVDTLVGQEEMRWEVSQLKELRAQLTKTCLKDGGAVDPSQIKDAGLKPFQYGAAVIQGYNLNPGLEGSTKTKCQNLITPELQYTDTLYSQQFPELATKQRKATRMIALQRQSGSNRTGMMRQVLLDEPLDMLNGKPPDCWTHPQKGEH encoded by the exons GAATGACAAACTGATAGGACTCCTGAATCTGAGGTTCACTGCTGAAAACCAGCATCCACTTCCCTCTCTGCAAAATGTCTGGGAAAACCTCCACGCTGAGCCTGCACTAGTAGACAAGGAAGGAACAGCAGAACGTCCTCATCAAAATAAggtggagagaagaggggagagattTGAGGGATATCTAAAGCCCTCAGATGAGATCCTGTCGAGACATGTTGATAAAACCAGTAAGTTCATAGATTCTCAGATAGAGGCAAGAAAAGTTTCAACTGGAAAGCTAGTTCTACCCAAAGACCCAACACTAAGAAACAAGCAAAGCCTAGGACTTCCTGGTTCTTTGGTCCTCCAACAGGGGGTGCCATCTCGCAGCagctcagatagcaggagtcaTCACATCCCACACTTCCACAGTAATAGTAAAGATCTGACTTCAGCCATTGACCAGAGGATCCTGAACATCCCCACTCCATCCAGCTCCTCCAAGGTTCACCTCAACAGCATCCATGATAGTAAAGGCTCCTGTCAGCCAAAGGATCACATTGTGTTCCtaaagacacacaaaacagcCAGCAGCACCATCCTCAACATCCTGTATCGCTATGGTGACAGCAGGAACTTGACCTTTGCCCTCCCACTGAACAAACACAGCCAGTTGTTTTACCCATTCTTCTTTGCTTCCCACTTTGTGGAGGGCGTCAGCAGCAGAAGTGTAAGGCAGTTCCACGTCATGTGCAACCACATGAGGTTTAGAAAATCTGAG GTGGCAAAAGTGATGCCTGAGGATACCTTCTACTTTTCCATCCTGAGGCATCCTGTGGCCATGATGGAGTCTATCTTCATTTACTATAAGAGCATCCCAGCCTTCCACAAGGCTCGCAGCCTGGACGACTTCCTTGATAACGGCTGGCGAGGCTACAACTCATCGCTGACCAACAACCACTACGCTCACAATATTCTGGCCTTCGACTTTGGCTTTGACAACAATATTTCGGTCGATGCTGAAGACCTGGAGGCGAGAGCCAGCACAGCTATCGCAGCCATTGAACAGGACTTCCACCTCATTCTTATTTCTGAATACTTTGATGAATCTATGGTCTTGCTCAAGCATGCACTCTGCTGGTCCCTGAATGACGTGGTTTCCTTTAAGCTCAACAGCCGCAGTGAACGGACTCGTCACCCACTTCTACCAAACACCGCAGACAAGATCAAGGCTTGGAACGCTTTAGACTGGAGGCTGTACCTGCACTTTAACGCCACCTTCTGGCATAAAGTGGACACTCTGGTGGGGCAGGAGGAGATGAGGTGGGAAGTATCTCAGTTGAAAGAGCTCAGAGCCCAGCTAACAAAAACCTGCCTGAAAGATGGTGGGGCGGTAGACCCTTCCCAAATAAAAGATGCTGGACTGAAGCCGTTCCAATATGGAGCAGCTGTCATCCAAGGATATAACTTAAACCCAGGCCTAGAGGGAtcaaccaaaacaaaatgtcagaatCTTATAACTCCAGAACTGCAGTACACAGATACACTGTACTCCCAGCAGTTTCCTGAGCTAGCCACTAAGCAAAGAAAAGCAACTAGGATGATTGCTTTGCAGCGCCAGTCTGGCTCAAACCGAACTGGCATGATGAGACAG GTCCTGCTAGATGAACCACTGGATATGCTGAATGGGAAGCCACCTGACTGCTGGACTCATCCACAAAAAGGGGAACATTAG